In Planctomycetia bacterium, the following proteins share a genomic window:
- a CDS encoding c-type cytochrome domain-containing protein has product MSDDVAKKATAIDESLAKVAKLYRAKKYRDAAKLFAEMESSISKLALELSDEERTELADRLAGWRRRSEAAKRLLADQKTGGNANTGVSFTMDVAPLLVANCAACHIRESRGGLSLANFEALSRGSENGTVLFPGDGMASRLYEVLDTGDMPRGGNRLPDEVLATIRTWIDQGAKFDGPDPSVAIAEMAAPSGTPSTTPSIVKPTGTETISFGSDIAGIFVEHCSECHGGNNPRANLSFDTFTRMLAGSDTGALFAPSKPMESLLVGKLKGTAGGARMPMGRDPLPDATIALVEKWIAEGAAFDGSGAGVPTRQVWEAALSAKLSADEISAKRVELAAKNWKLALPDTTPSTADSKSFHVIGNASEVVLKEVAATAESQHNKIAQALRIPRGKEWFKGRVTVFVFQRRVDYTEFAEMVEQRGVPQEVTGHWRHSGLDPYFCLVLPAEMETENALRPPVAIQLAGLGVAGLGEIPPWFGHGMARAIAARVEGRDPSVRAWDAQVVEAVAVVQNVELFLRSDASSGLNATASYGICKTILEDGRRYGRLITALREGTSFNDAVTKIYGADPQSLVEQWAADQVANR; this is encoded by the coding sequence GTGTCGGACGACGTCGCGAAAAAGGCCACGGCGATCGACGAATCGCTGGCCAAGGTGGCCAAGCTCTATCGCGCGAAGAAGTACCGCGATGCGGCGAAGCTCTTCGCCGAGATGGAATCCTCGATCAGCAAGTTGGCGCTCGAGCTCTCTGACGAAGAGCGAACAGAACTTGCCGACCGACTCGCCGGTTGGCGGCGTCGGAGCGAAGCCGCCAAGCGATTGCTTGCGGACCAAAAGACCGGCGGCAACGCCAACACCGGCGTCAGCTTCACAATGGACGTAGCGCCTTTGCTGGTGGCGAATTGTGCGGCTTGCCACATCCGCGAATCACGCGGCGGACTGAGCCTGGCAAACTTCGAGGCGCTTTCCCGCGGCTCGGAGAACGGCACGGTGTTGTTCCCCGGCGACGGGATGGCCAGCAGGCTGTATGAAGTGCTCGATACCGGCGACATGCCGCGTGGCGGCAATCGCTTGCCGGACGAAGTTTTGGCGACAATTCGCACCTGGATTGACCAAGGCGCCAAGTTCGACGGGCCGGATCCCTCCGTGGCCATCGCGGAAATGGCCGCTCCGTCGGGAACGCCGAGTACGACACCTAGCATTGTGAAGCCAACTGGCACGGAAACCATCAGCTTCGGCAGCGATATCGCCGGCATTTTTGTCGAACATTGTTCGGAATGCCACGGCGGCAATAACCCGCGCGCGAATCTGAGTTTCGATACTTTCACGCGGATGTTGGCAGGCAGCGATACCGGCGCATTGTTCGCGCCCAGCAAGCCGATGGAGAGCTTGTTGGTCGGCAAGCTCAAGGGAACCGCCGGCGGAGCGCGGATGCCGATGGGGCGCGATCCGTTGCCGGATGCGACCATCGCGCTGGTCGAGAAATGGATCGCGGAAGGCGCCGCGTTCGATGGATCCGGCGCTGGCGTGCCCACGCGGCAGGTCTGGGAAGCGGCGCTATCCGCGAAACTCAGCGCCGACGAAATCTCCGCAAAGCGCGTCGAGCTGGCCGCCAAGAACTGGAAACTGGCGCTGCCGGACACAACACCGTCGACCGCCGACAGCAAGTCGTTCCACGTGATCGGCAATGCGTCGGAAGTCGTGCTCAAAGAAGTTGCCGCCACGGCGGAATCGCAGCACAACAAAATCGCGCAGGCCTTGCGGATTCCGCGCGGCAAGGAGTGGTTCAAAGGGCGCGTGACGGTCTTCGTCTTTCAGCGACGCGTCGATTACACCGAATTTGCGGAGATGGTGGAGCAACGTGGCGTGCCACAGGAAGTCACAGGGCATTGGCGCCACTCAGGACTTGATCCCTATTTCTGCCTGGTTTTGCCCGCCGAGATGGAAACCGAGAATGCGTTGCGCCCGCCGGTGGCAATTCAACTCGCGGGTCTCGGCGTGGCGGGGTTAGGCGAAATCCCGCCGTGGTTCGGGCATGGCATGGCCCGCGCGATCGCCGCGCGGGTCGAGGGCCGTGATCCCAGCGTGCGGGCCTGGGACGCGCAAGTCGTCGAAGCCGTGGCGGTCGTCCAGAACGTGGAGTTGTTCTTACGATCCGACGCCTCGTCCGGGCTGAATGCAACGGCGTCGTACGGCATCTGCAAAACGATTCTGGAGGACGGCCGGCGCTATGGGCGTTTGATCACGGCGCTGCGGGAGGGAACCTCGTTCAATGACGCCGTGACCAAGATCTACGGCGCTGATCCTCAGTCGCTCGTCGAACAATGGGCGGCCGATCAAGTAGCCAACCGATAG
- a CDS encoding glutaredoxin family protein, which yields MTQHSATIYTRAGCHLCDEAHELLTRYRIPVTAIDVDLDPDLRARYDQCVPVVWIDDRERFRGRIDERLLQRILRAGDE from the coding sequence ATGACGCAACACTCGGCGACGATTTACACGCGCGCAGGCTGCCATCTCTGTGACGAGGCGCATGAGTTGCTTACGCGCTATCGCATTCCCGTCACGGCAATCGATGTGGATCTCGATCCGGACCTTCGTGCGCGCTATGACCAGTGCGTTCCCGTCGTCTGGATCGACGATCGCGAGCGCTTTCGCGGCCGCATCGATGAGCGCTTACTGCAACG